From the genome of Chanos chanos chromosome 5, fChaCha1.1, whole genome shotgun sequence, one region includes:
- the ccl25a gene encoding C-C motif chemokine 21 → MRFSLIIFVVLLAILSLTLAQVSYEDCCLRYVSGVKKSTKKMVTSYRRQEMDGGCNIPAIVFKLKRGRQFCADPRQKWVVELMYKVNRKGDRTDKRKVITRQ, encoded by the exons ATGCGGTTTAGCTTGATCATCTTTGTTGTGCTCCTGGCTATCCTTTCCCTCACGCTGGCTCAAG TTTCCTATGAAGACTGCTGCCTGAGGTATGTGTCAGGTGTTAAGAAGTCCACCAAGAAAATGGTAACCAGCTACAGAAGACAGGAAATGGATGGAGGCTGTAACATTCCTGCCATAGT GTTCAAACTGAAGCGAGGCCGACAGTTCTGCGCTGACCCCAGACAAAAATGGGTGGTGGAACTGATGTACAAAGTTAACAGGAAGGGAGACAGGACAGATAAGAGAAAGGTAATCACACGACAGTAA